Below is a genomic region from Gasterosteus aculeatus chromosome 2, fGasAcu3.hap1.1, whole genome shotgun sequence.
TCAATATGACAAATTGCACCCTCTACCAACAGACATATGCCATATAAATGTGCATTGCTTTTTGATGCACTCTGTATTACCTGATAGCATGATATTAGTTTGTATTGTTGTACATATTTAAAATGGTTAAAGGCAGTTAAAATATGCATTGTTATTTATGTGATAAGAACGAATCATATACATTTTCTAGCTTATTTTGTTTCTCAATTATCAAAAGCACTGTGCGTACAGTATGTGCTGCTCTGCAGGATCATTTATCGAATATCGGGGGCCAGATATTTAAACGATGTGGACTCACCAAAAAAACGTGTACGTCGTTTGTCCCACTCACACAATTAAAGATTGTGTTATCATTTGTTGTTCTGCACAGCCTTCTGTAAGACTTCAATCAAACATGTTTGAAGTTTACACATGTAGCAGCTAAATTTTAAACTATTAATTTAGTAATATTGgtttattgattatttttgttaAGGCCGTGTCGCCGGTGATAATGATGACAGATATTACTGTGATTCACAGGTACATGTGGTGAATTAGTTGCATGAGTGGATATTGTTGACTCATCTGGCCCCCGTTGTCAGTAAATGTAAGTTAGTCTCATATTTAACAGTAAAGGTTTCAGCAATTAATCGTATTACATGTTTCATTACATTTATCTAAAGTGAGTGATTCTACAAATATGATATTCAAGCATTTTGTGTCTCCCTATGAAGTTATcggaataaaaaatacaaaatgatgcaATGAGTGTTCATTCTAGCTGACACTGATATGCAACTGCAGGAAACACAAGTTCGACCAATGTGGATTTAACAAATAGGCCAGTTTGTGGTTCAGTCAATGGGAAGATCCTCTCCATCATGTGTAACTACAgccaaagacagacagaaaagatTGTCATTAGACATTCAAAATCAAAGGTAGGTGGTTTTTTTGCTCAGAAAGAAGTATAGAGCCCATATAGAACAAACGGGAACCTTCCCAACTCACATCTACTTGAGGATATCAGTCAGTTTCTCTACATAGTAGTCGTAGTTCTCCTGACAGTCCTCCCAGGCTTCGAAGTTCTGGTCCTCCTTCTCGACATACGTTTCCCAAACATGAACGAAGTCAGACGGCTTCATCATTCGCAGTTTGCAACCGGCGCTCACCAAAGCCCGGAGCCCTTCCACTATCTCCGGCTCCTCCCACTCGAAGAGACGGGAGCAGAACATGCGGAGACGGACCTTCTTGCGCTGCTGGAGGATGTGAGCCAGCTTGGCTGCACAAGCCACACAGGGACTGGATGAAAGATACCATGTGACTTCATACTCTTGGGAAGTGTTAGGGAGCACCTGGAAAGAACACAGTAGAGGCATAAAGGAGatcaaatatatgtatatgtatatatgtatatatatatatatatatatatatatatggaaaaaAATAGGAAAGCGGAAtcgtaaactaatgaaaatcagACCTCCATTGGGGTTTACATATTTGTTACATGTGACCATTTGTTACCTGTTGAAAGAAGGCCTCTTCAGCGTGAGCTGTGGCATGTTCATCCTCCATATAACCCTTCAGAGGCTCTGTACTGCCTCCTGGTGTATCAACCCTGAAACACAGCAGGGTCTTGTTCCTCCCCGAGGAGTACTCCACATTCCTGAACTGAAACTTGAAGTAGAACGGGCTCATCTGTTCCCTGGTGGAGATTGAATGAAAAAGTTCTCATAAAACTGTAAAGCTTCATGAAGGTTGACGTAGCAAGACAGAGCACAACTTCTCTACCGGCAGTGCTTTCAACGTGATTTGTTACCTTTAATCATTCACTTGCTCGTCTGACAAGGTGCACATTTTGTGAGGTATTTCTCAACGGcagaagacacaaaaaaaaaaaaaaaaaaaagagtgatgaTTGTGGGTCTGTGAAATAGTCTGTAGTGGCAGCGTGAATAGAATATTAATGAGGCCCCCGCTGAGTAAACTGTTGTTTCTATAAATATTTTTGGCTTTCACATCATCCGATGATCTGTAGATGAGTCAGGCACCTACATGAGTCAACTATACAAGACGCATACCCGTcgtggctttctttttttatctattGTCATACTGTGTATCAAAGGCCAGATGGATTTTGCAATCAGATCTCATATCAAACAGCCACGTAAAGGACATCAACTTTGGGAAGTGTGACTCAGCGGTGCTAAATGTGAATCAGTTAGACATAAAAAACGActtcatttagaaaataaagcCGAAACTAATCCCAAAAGTGGATTGTTACAGAACAAAACAGATGTGTAAGTGGAATAGCTGACCCTTGTGGTCTACGTATTAAATCTTACTCACCCAGTTACAATCTCAAACGGGGGCAGTTCAATTGGCTCAAACTCTCCATTTTCTTCGCTGTTTGTCGCCTCTGCTCCCGTTGCGCCTCCGCCTTCCCCGTTCCTCTTCTCTTCATCCGTCTCGGGCTGCTCGGCGGGTTTCTCCGCCTTCATCAAAGGTGCGTCGGagttattcacttttttttccttccccttatcctttcctttctccttcactttttctttttccttccccttggtcttttctttttccttctcatcGTTTGTCTTGTTCTCtgacttctt
It encodes:
- the apobec2b gene encoding C->U-editing enzyme APOBEC-2b, whose protein sequence is MADRNSRVTVKRKEKKSENKTNDEKEKEKTKGKEKEKVKEKGKDKGKEKKVNNSDAPLMKAEKPAEQPETDEEKRNGEGGGATGAEATNSEENGEFEPIELPPFEIVTGEQMSPFYFKFQFRNVEYSSGRNKTLLCFRVDTPGGSTEPLKGYMEDEHATAHAEEAFFQQVLPNTSQEYEVTWYLSSSPCVACAAKLAHILQQRKKVRLRMFCSRLFEWEEPEIVEGLRALVSAGCKLRMMKPSDFVHVWETYVEKEDQNFEAWEDCQENYDYYVEKLTDILK